A section of the Telopea speciosissima isolate NSW1024214 ecotype Mountain lineage chromosome 3, Tspe_v1, whole genome shotgun sequence genome encodes:
- the LOC122655668 gene encoding LOW QUALITY PROTEIN: 3-isopropylmalate dehydratase small subunit 1-like (The sequence of the model RefSeq protein was modified relative to this genomic sequence to represent the inferred CDS: deleted 1 base in 1 codon), producing MAAAADAAVFTSTRTFLSSQNQSRSPCIPSRTIINLRQNPAMPITCPMKSPFKHISTHSSPKSPIIPLSATTASSSSTSPTTTTNFHGLCDVVGDSIDTDQIIPAEYLTLVPSNPDEYRKLGSYAMIGLPSTYPVRFVEPGEFHSKYSIIIAGDNFGCGSSREHAPVALGASGVKSVVAESYARIFFRNSVATGEVYPLESEVRLCEECSTGDVVTVELAEGRLINHTTGKEYKLKPIGDAGPVIEAGGIFAYARKAEMIPSL from the exons ATGGCGGCGGCAGCAGATGCAGCAGTTTTCACCTCGACCCGTACATTCCTCTCTTCTCAAAATCAGTCTCGCTCCCCATGTATCCCGTCACGGACGATTATCAATTTACGTCAAAATCCCGCGATGCCCATTACCTGTCCGATGAAAAGCCCCTTCAAACACATCTCTACGCATTCGTCTCCAAAATCTCCTATTATCCCTCTCTCCGCCACCACTGCGAGTTCTTCCAGCACATCTCCTACAACCACCACTAATTTCCACGGTCTCTGC GACGTCGTGGGCGACAGCATCGACACCGACCAAATCATCCCGGCCGAATACCTCACCCTCGTCCCCTCCAACCCTGATGAATACCGCAAGCTCGGCTCTTACGCCATGATCGGCCTTCCCTCTACTTACCCAGTTCGCTTCGTGGAGCCAGGGGAGTTCCACTCTAAGTACTCGATTATTATTGCCGGCGACAATTTCGGATGTGGGTCATCACGGGAGCACGCCCCTGTTGCGCTTGGGGCTTCTGGTGTTAAGTCTGTTGTGGCAGAGTCATATGCGAGGATATTCTTTAGGAATTCGGTTGCTACAGGGGAGGTTTATCCATTGGAATCAGAGGTTAGGTTGTGTGAGGAATGCTCAACTGGGGATGTTGTCACTGTTGAACTTGCTGAGGGCCGGTTAATTAATCACACGACTGGGAAGGAGTACAAGTTGAAGCCTATTGGAGATGCTGGACCTGTTATTGAAGCTGGAGGGATTTTTGCGTATGCAAGGAAGGCTGAGATGATCCCATCGTTGTAG